The Brassica oleracea var. oleracea cultivar TO1000 chromosome C7, BOL, whole genome shotgun sequence sequence TTATATATTAAAAGATTTTTTAAAAGAAAAATAATCTTGTTTTAATTGTTTATTCACAAGTTTACCATTTTAACTAATATGACATCACCATAGCCTTCTTCAACTTCCAATATTAAGAAAACTAATAAGATGTTGGGGATAGATTTCAACTTTTAGGCACTGGCGGATGTACATTGACTTTGGGTGGGGCACTTTCCCACCATAAACTTTTTAAGTTAGTGTAAATTTGTGAAGATTTCTTTGTAATGCTTATGTTGAAATTCAAGCTTGTAAAGATATATTGTAGAATTTTGATAAAAATAATTTCTAGCTCCGCCCCTGCTTTTAGGAATAGGCCGATCAAAATATTGACATGTGACAACCAACAAGTTTGTATTTTACTAGTAGCATCATGCAAATTCTAATGGACACAAGTTGAGATGACATCGACAGAGTATAATGCTTGTCTTACTGCAACATCCTAACATGCACTATTTGAGTGTGTAGAAAATGTACGGGTATAAATGAGCTATAGCTCATGATCTGGCTCAGCTCAACTCGTTTTTTCATGAACACGATCTCTATATTTTAAGGTCATTTAATAAATGAGTCTACTGATCGAGTTTAAATTAGATCACGAGTTATATGAACGATCTTTAATGAACATGAGTTGACTCATGAGCTTGTTCATTTTATACTTACAATAATATATAATATATTATATTTGGATAATTTCTATTTTTTTTATGTAAAAAAGAGATAATTTCTATATTTATCTTCTAAAATTAAAATGTCAAACCAAATCTTCTTAAAAGATAATATCTATATTAATCATATTTATCTTCTAAAATTAAAATGTAAAACATACATATAGACATTGAAGATGAATTGCCTCAAGACTCTCACGAAGAATAGAGATTTGGATCATTGGTTTTGTTTTAATTTAATTTATATTAGGTGTTTTTTTTGTCATGTGTTGGTTTTTATTTAGTATTTAATATTTATGTTTTGGATTTTTTAATATTTAAATTTTGAACAATATTATAGAAGTTATTCTACCACTATTTTATTTTATAATTATTATTTTTTATTTTTATTTAGATCACGAGTTAACTCTTTTAACTCATGATTTAGATGATCTGAGTTCGAGTTTACATATTGAAGCTCGTATAAAAATAAGCTGAGTTGAATTGAGCCAATTCGCTCATTTTGAAACCCCTACTGAAAATGCCACAGCTGAAAGATTATATGATGTTGGGTATAAGGCTAAGAAGGTAATGGGTAGCTACAAAAATCAAATCAGCCAGAACTAGCGAAATAAAACTTAACCTCTCTTAACAAAGAACATCAAGACATGATGATCAAATAGATAAACTGAGTTTGTAACCAAGATTGAAGAAACTTTAAGTGTATCCTGGAAACAGCCAAGTTATATGTACACATGATCAAACCTTAAAAACCATCAAAAAGGGGGGAAACGAACGATAGTAACTATTACAGTAGAGTTTAACTTGGAATCCAGGTAATATATAAAAGTAACCTGGCAAAATAAAAACACTGCACCCCCCACATACCATGTTGCCTTCTCTGCTATTACAAACCGTGAAACATGGATTAAAATGTCTTAACAAATGGTTAAAAGATTCAGATCACACGGAGCTCGGTAAGAAAGGCGGCGCATAGATCCAAGAAGAGAAACTGAGGACCGTTAACTCTCTGTATGTCCAGCAAGTACTTCTCTTCTCGAGCTTTGTATAGCTGTTTCAAAATCAAAAGTTTAATTCAGTAAAAATTGATGCAAGTGTGTGCAATGATATAGGTAAACATTGTTGTTCTGCAATAGTTGATTCAAGTTGTGCAGAAGGGTTTAGTCTGTGTCCTAGCCAGTTTGGTTTTGCATAACAAATTCCTAAAGATTAGTGAGTTCGCAGTTACCTGAAGTTCAAATTTGATGACGGTCAGTGAGGTCATGGCGCAGTCATCCTCAATGATGCTCGATTCATCTCTAAAGTGCAGCTGATCGTTGCCCATAGTATTCTGACCATCAGAAAAACCAGGAACCCATCGGCATTTCATGTTGTAGTGACCAATCTTCTTCCAACACACATTGAGCTCTTGAAGAGCTTTCAGTACTTCATTCATAATTTCACGAGGATGCGCATGGGACTGTTGCAAAACACCACAGTAACAAATTGATTATAAGATTATAATATGCCTAAATTTCCAAATAATATGATGATCCTGGCAAGACGAAGCAGCAATCAGAAACAAACCTGAAGTCCAAGAGCCCATTTCCGGTCAGCTGGGACTTGTGATCTTGCTCCCAATCCGTACTGATCCATGTGTGTAGGAACCCAGTGGCCAACAGGTGAAGCAGCTGCTTCAGCTGGGCGCATAGGACTGGAACCATTGTCCTAAATTTGAAAAACAAATTATACTTTTAGATGTTGGAAAGCTATATACTAGTAGGAGAAAAGAAAAACGCATACTGTTGTCTCCTGAAACTCGGATTCAAGATAGCCACTTGGAACACGGAACCGGTTGTCCAACAACAGATAGTATGTAACAGTAGCCTGAAACAAAGGAGCAATTGGCATTTTAAGTAACTATTGGAAACTCAGTATTTTTTAAAAAGCATTACAGACAGAAAAAAAACTACATACATCGTTTTGTACTCTGTTCCGAAGAGATTCCATAACCTGGTTTCTGTCGAATCCCATGTTAACCACTTCTTGAACTATCTCCTCATTGATCTGCACAAAATATGAGGGAAGTTGTTACTCTCACTCACCGCAAGTGAAGTGTTTCTTTTGATTTTTCCAAAATTGGCTCTGAAACAAAACCTTTTTGGCCTGCTCTACTGTATCTGGTGGAGAAACAGCAAGGTAACGAGGAAGATGAGTGTGGAACCAACGGTGTTGACGGATCTCAGGAATGGTGATTCTTTTCACCGGGTCAACTACGAGCATCCTTGGGATCAGGTCTCTAGCATCAGATGATAAATGACTTGGAAGAGTGTAAATCCCACCCTAGATAGAAAATAATGAAGCAGCTCGGTGTTTAGTTACTTGACTTAAACAGAAGAACTATGATGAATCTATCTAAGCTCAAATGTACATTACCTTAATTTTCTTGAAAAGGTTGGGAATGTTTTCATCATCAAAAGGAAGGGTACCACAGAGAAGAGCATACAATATAACTCCGCAACTCCATACATCTACTTCAGGTCCAGCGTATAATTTTCCTGATATAACCTAGGAAGAGATGATCCATTAAAGTTCCAGATAGAGATACTCATTGACATAAGTAAATAAAAACCTGACAGATAGATACTGAAACTTTACTATAACTGAATGAAATACCTCGGGGGCAGCGTAGTTGGGGCTACCACAGCTGGTCTTAAGAAAATGACCGTCGCGCATGACATTACTGAGCCCAAAGTCAGCAATCTTAATATTGCACCTCGAGTCCAGTAGCAAATTCTCAGGCTTCAAGTCTCTGTGGACAACCATATTGCGGTGGCAATACTCCACACCAGATATAATCTGCTCGGATCAGAGAAGGACATCACGATAAAGGTAGAAAAGACAGTGGTCAGTGGGTTGTGGTAGTAAGAGAAAACAAAACCTGCTGGAAGAAGTTACGACCCTCGTCCTCTTGTAATCTACCTTTCTCAACAATATAATCAAAGAGCTCACCGGACTTGACATACTCCATCACGACATAAATGTCACTAGGGGTCTCTATGACTTCATACTGGCGAATGATATGAGGATGCATGAACAACCTCAGAATCTTAATCTCCCTCCTCACTGCACAGAAGAATAGGAACAACATACATTCAGATAATCAAAAGAGAGGGTTAATGCGTGTGCGTGTGTTAACCTTTGTCTTCCATTTGCATGTTCTTGATCTTACGGCGATTGAGGATTTTGATAGCAACCTTGTGGCCGGTGAGAAGATGCTCAGCAATTTTGACCTTCCCGAAAGATCCAATGCCTAGAGTTTTGCCAAGCTTGTAGTTTGGCAAAATCGATTCAGCTCCACTACTCCCAAATCTATTTGATGAAGGATCCATTTTTAGTATCTGTCCCAAAATGCAAAAAAAAAAAATAGAAAGTCATTAGCAAAAGTTATCTCTTTTGGGAACAAAGACCATGATCGAGACTCCATGGAACTAAATCTCAAAATCCAGAAACTGATCAATTAGGTATTAGCAGAAGAAGAAGAAGAAGAAGAAGAAGAAAGCGATGAACTTTTACAAAATAAAACAAAAAAGGTCAAAATTTACACCTTTGTTTCCGAGCAGATCGCGGAATCGAAATCGTTATAGAAAAGGAGGAGAGTGATAAATCTACTACAGAGAGAAGAATCTGGACGATTGAGAGAGAGAGAGAGAGAGCGAGCGAGGAGAAGAAGCTTTAAATTGATAAACTCTCTCTCTCTCTCTTACGGGTGTAATCTTTTAAAAGGTCCTCACGGGAACTCAGATTCCAACTCTGACGCTGAGCTGAGTCAGTCCTTTTTTGAGTCTCTCTACATGTTAATCTTCTTTACTAATCACCCCATTTAATGGAGGATTACCGAATCATATTCTCTTAACACTTCTATTCTTTTACTTCAGTAGGTTTTACGAATCAAGTTATTAAGTTAATAATTGCTGGTTTATATCTAAATAAATTAATATTTTAATTAATACAGTTTTTTTTTTTTAAACAATAGACACCTTGCGCAAGGTAAATGTATTTTAATATCGATAATAGTAAATAAGTTGTAAAATATAAAATTATAAGTATATATAGTAAATAACGTGAATATAAAGAGATCACCTGCATAATTTTTTGGTCGTGTTCTTTGCTTTGGACTTTCAATTACCAAATATTTTGATGGGCTAAAAACATCTGGTACATTAGTGCCAAAGATTTTTAATATTAATATGTAGATATAGATACTAAAGTGTAGGACAATTCTAAATATTTACATAATTAAATTGTGCGATTATTTCAGCCAAGTCTCACACATAAGTTTGATGCTCTCATATATTTGTAACATACATGTAAAATTTGTCTGATTTATGTCAGAGATTTGCCGTGCACACCAATATCTTTCTTTTTAATCTATTACCATATTTTATCTATGTATATTTCAGAAAATGATAGCACCTTAATGGTATGAATCTCACATATATCAAAAAAATATTCGTACATACACAATTTAATCTTTCCATAATATTTAGTATCATTTAAACCTATATTCACTGTATGTTACGAAAAATTGTATATACAACTATGCATAGCACCGGTTGTCTTATATCACAAACTATGCATAATTTTGTGCTAACTAATAATCAAACTAAAATCCTTATATTTAAATTCACACCAAAGTTTTATGTATTAAAACTCGTAGATAGTAAGCATCAGCATGGTTTAGTTTAGCTCATAGAGAGTTCATTATTAGTTCTTACATCAACTAAAGTTTGTATGACTTATTTTTGGTTTATCGTCCAAAAGACGTTCAATGAAAATGAAAAAAAAGTTGTGTGCATTTTATTTAATAGAATTTCATATTAATTTATTTGCAGGTTATAATTTGTTCAAAACATTATATCAATTGGCGGACGGGCTAGACGATGTCTATTATAACATCCAATCATTTAGGAAAGTACATTAGTAACTAATGCCAAACATCCCTTATATATTATTTGAGA is a genomic window containing:
- the LOC106301244 gene encoding SNF1-related protein kinase catalytic subunit alpha KIN11, with the translated sequence MDPSSNRFGSSGAESILPNYKLGKTLGIGSFGKVKIAEHLLTGHKVAIKILNRRKIKNMQMEDKVRREIKILRLFMHPHIIRQYEVIETPSDIYVVMEYVKSGELFDYIVEKGRLQEDEGRNFFQQIISGVEYCHRNMVVHRDLKPENLLLDSRCNIKIADFGLSNVMRDGHFLKTSCGSPNYAAPEVISGKLYAGPEVDVWSCGVILYALLCGTLPFDDENIPNLFKKIKGGIYTLPSHLSSDARDLIPRMLVVDPVKRITIPEIRQHRWFHTHLPRYLAVSPPDTVEQAKKINEEIVQEVVNMGFDRNQVMESLRNRVQNDATVTYYLLLDNRFRVPSGYLESEFQETTDNGSSPMRPAEAAASPVGHWVPTHMDQYGLGARSQVPADRKWALGLQSHAHPREIMNEVLKALQELNVCWKKIGHYNMKCRWVPGFSDGQNTMGNDQLHFRDESSIIEDDCAMTSLTVIKFELQLYKAREEKYLLDIQRVNGPQFLFLDLCAAFLTELRVI